A window of Tripterygium wilfordii isolate XIE 37 chromosome 7, ASM1340144v1, whole genome shotgun sequence contains these coding sequences:
- the LOC120001834 gene encoding zingipain-2-like, with translation MSPSLLNKSIASLLLVLVFCAAQGQSGILNDAFTAAFQMLFSETRGLLATLNDDSSIAEKFEQWMAKYGRSYRSITERVNRFYIFKDNYEYIENFNNAENKSYKLGINEFADLTHDEFLAIYANNENIPGISSPLKITSRYQSRRSLADVPSSINWVERGAVTPIKNQASCGSCWIFSAVAATEGIVQIKTRELMSLSEQQVMDCNGVRNGCSGGWMTEAFNYIVQNEGVANDTIYPYQGKSLTCDTTLASEIAAQISGYEELPANNETALLEAVAQQPVSIVIDSTREGFQFYKSGVYTGECGTATSHAVTTVGYGTSEDGIKYWLLKNSWGTTWGEDGYMRIQRDVSDPRGLCGIAQKSSYPVFYETKSSRR, from the exons ATGAGTCCATCTCTTCTAAACAAGTCCATTGCTTCCCTGTTGCTGGTCTTGGTGTTCTGTGCAGCCCAAGGCCAATCCGGTATCTTGAATGATGCCTTCACCGCTGCTTTCCAAATGTTGTTTTCTGAAACTCGAGGTCTGTTGGCGACCTTGAACGATGACTCCTCCATTGCTGAAAAGTTTGAGCAATGGATGGCCAAGTACGGTCGCTCTTACAGGAGCATTACCGAGAGGGTGAACCGATTCTATATATTCAAAGACAACTACGAGTACATTGAAAACTTCAACAATGCCGAGAACAAGAGTTACAAGTTGGGCATCAATGAATTTGCAGACTTAACTCATGATGAATTTTTGGCCATATATGCCAATAATGAGAACATCCCAGGCATCTCTAGCCCATTGAAAATAACCTCTAGGTACCAAAGCCGGCGAAGCCTTGCCGATGTTCCATCAAGCATAAATTGGGTGGAAAGAGGAGCTGTAACCCCCATAAAGAACCAAGCTTCATGTG GATCTTGCTGGATATTTTCGGCAGTTGCAGCCACAGAAGGGATTGTACAGATCAAAACTAGGGAATTAATGTCTCTATCAGAGCAACAAGTAATGGATTGTAACGGCGTGCGTAACGGCTGCTCTGGTGGATGGATGACTGAAGCATTTAATTACATTGTACAAAACGAAGGCGTCGCAAATGATACAATTTACCCATACCAGGGGAAAAGCTTAACTTGTGACACTACCTTGGCCTCAGAAATTGCTGCCCAAATTAGTGGTTATGAAGAATTGCCTGCCAACAACGAGACAGCGCTACTAGAGGCTGTAGCTCAACAACCTGTCTCAATTGTCATTGATAGTACCAGAGAAGGCTTTCAGTTCTACAAAAGCGGGGTTTACACTGGAGAGTGTGGCACTGCAACGTCCCATGCTGTTACCACAGTTGGGTATGGTACTAGTGAGGATGGGATTAAGTATTGGCTCCTGAAAAATTCGTGGGGCACGACTTGGGGTGAAGACGGATACATGAGGATTCAGAGAGATGTATCAGATCCTCGAGGTCTTTGCGGAATTGCCCAAAAGTCTTCCTATCCTGTTTTCTACGAAACAAAATCAAGCAGAAGATGA